A region from the Mesorhizobium sp. J8 genome encodes:
- a CDS encoding peptidylprolyl isomerase translates to MIITLKDGDVTIALRPDLAPKHVAQIKKLVRDGAYDNVAFHRVIDGFMAQTGDVKFGNMKKGFNPQAVGTGGSDLPDLPAEFSQSEQFTRGVVGMARSQDPNSANSQFFIMFAPAPNLDGQYTIVGKVESGMELVDKIKKGDEADNGTVTDPDRMIKVRIAADGK, encoded by the coding sequence ATGATCATCACGCTCAAGGACGGCGACGTGACCATCGCGTTGCGTCCCGATCTGGCGCCCAAGCATGTGGCGCAGATCAAGAAGCTGGTGCGCGACGGCGCCTATGACAATGTCGCCTTCCACCGGGTCATCGACGGCTTCATGGCGCAGACCGGCGACGTCAAGTTCGGCAACATGAAGAAGGGCTTCAACCCGCAAGCCGTCGGCACCGGCGGTTCCGATCTTCCCGACCTGCCGGCCGAGTTCTCGCAGAGCGAGCAGTTCACGCGTGGCGTGGTCGGCATGGCCCGATCGCAAGACCCGAACTCGGCGAACTCGCAATTCTTCATCATGTTCGCGCCGGCACCGAACCTCGATGGCCAGTACACCATTGTCGGCAAGGTGGAGAGCGGCATGGAACTCGTCGACAAGATCAAAAAGGGCGACGAGGCCGACAACGGCACGGTCACCGACCCCGACCGCATGATCAAGGTTCGTATCGCCGCCGACGGCAAATAA